In Pongo pygmaeus isolate AG05252 chromosome 13, NHGRI_mPonPyg2-v2.0_pri, whole genome shotgun sequence, one genomic interval encodes:
- the LOC129044101 gene encoding large ribosomal subunit protein eL24-like — translation MALRHLFSSRGAVTMKVELCSFSGYKIYPGQGRHYARTDGKVFQFLNVKCELAFLSKRNPWQINWTVLHRRKHKKRESEEIQKKRTRPAVKFQRAITGASLADTMAKRNQKP, via the coding sequence ATGGCTCTTCGCCATCTTTTCTCTTCCCGTGGAGCCGTCACCATGAAGGTCGAGCTGTGCAGTTTTAGCGGGTACAAGATCTACCCTGGACAGGGGAGGCACTATGCCAGGACCGACGGGAAGGTTTTCCAGTTTCTTAATGTGAAATGCGAGTTGGCGTTCCTTTCCAAGAGGAATCCCTGGCAGATAAACTGGACTGTCCTCCACAGAAGGAAGCACAAAAAGAGAGAGTCggaagaaattcaaaagaaaagaacccGCCCAGCAGTCAAATTCCAGAGGGCCATTACTGGTGCATCTCTTGCTGATACAATGGCCAAGAGGAATCAGAAACCTTAA